From a region of the Pectobacterium aquaticum genome:
- the rhaM gene encoding L-rhamnose mutarotase, with amino-acid sequence MLRKAFVMSVFPDSHDEYQRRHNPIWPELAEVLKNHGAHHYSIFLDKQRNLLFGYVEVESEARWEAIAQTDVCQRWWKHMSDIMPSNLDNSPVSDALEPVFYLD; translated from the coding sequence ATGTTGCGTAAGGCTTTTGTGATGTCAGTTTTTCCTGACAGCCACGATGAATATCAGCGTCGCCACAATCCTATCTGGCCAGAACTGGCCGAGGTGCTCAAGAACCACGGGGCGCACCACTACAGCATTTTTCTGGATAAGCAACGCAATCTGCTGTTCGGCTATGTCGAGGTCGAGTCCGAAGCGCGCTGGGAAGCGATTGCACAAACGGATGTCTGCCAGCGCTGGTGGAAACACATGAGCGATATCATGCCCTCCAACCTTGATAACAGCCCGGTCAGCGATGCGCTGGAACCGGTATTCTATCTGGACTGA
- a CDS encoding methyl-accepting chemotaxis protein, whose amino-acid sequence MKFSQLTVLSKLLLGFSVLIVMMLLLGVVSLLQLSINNSRIDELSSSSLPGVRYSLEMRGVLSETRLQQVQYIDSKTPEEREGHRKELLQNADAFMTAFKNYQTVASTEDKKALIKVIGENFSAFNSVNATLIDIVNRGDLEEASKISGASSGKYRGQLMKDLAKLVEMEIATTKAIVDSAESTYRTSQYYVWGLLVLALLATIAIATIISRNISRQLGGDPHYAQEIMTEIASGNLTAQIHLRQGDNSSLLASIHYMNQQLMSIVHTIMSGSESISLASNEIAQGNSDLSQRTEEQAASLIQASANMQQLTHTVRQNADNAKEASQLAQQTSETASQGGLIVDDMLKRMHEISDSSQKIVDIIAVIEGIAFQTNILALNAAVEAARAGSEGKGFAVVAGEVRTLAQKSANAAKEIKTLIEGTVEKITDGSARADKASQAMSEIVQSVKKVTDIVAEISQASNEQHIGIKEISVAVEQMDRVTQQNAALVEESAMAAQSMTEQGAQLRDAVRFFKVNQDHTLRIH is encoded by the coding sequence ATGAAATTCTCTCAACTCACAGTGCTTTCCAAATTGTTACTCGGATTTTCCGTCCTGATAGTTATGATGTTGCTATTAGGCGTAGTTTCACTCTTACAGCTTAGTATTAACAATAGTCGTATTGATGAATTAAGCAGCAGTAGCCTCCCCGGCGTGCGATATAGTCTGGAAATGCGCGGTGTACTGTCTGAAACACGTTTACAGCAAGTACAGTATATTGACTCAAAAACCCCCGAGGAACGCGAAGGTCACCGTAAAGAATTACTGCAAAATGCTGATGCCTTCATGACGGCGTTTAAGAATTACCAAACCGTTGCCAGCACTGAGGATAAAAAAGCACTGATCAAGGTGATTGGCGAAAACTTCTCTGCTTTCAACTCCGTCAACGCCACGCTGATTGACATCGTGAATCGGGGCGATTTGGAAGAAGCCAGTAAAATAAGTGGAGCAAGCTCTGGCAAGTATCGCGGCCAACTCATGAAAGATCTGGCGAAACTCGTCGAGATGGAAATCGCGACAACCAAAGCGATCGTAGACAGCGCGGAAAGCACATACCGCACCTCACAATACTATGTTTGGGGGCTACTGGTGTTGGCGCTGCTGGCAACCATTGCTATCGCGACCATCATCTCACGTAATATTTCTCGTCAACTCGGCGGCGATCCACATTACGCACAAGAAATCATGACTGAGATTGCCTCCGGTAATCTGACAGCGCAAATCCACCTGCGCCAAGGGGACAACAGCAGCCTGCTTGCCTCAATCCACTACATGAACCAGCAGTTGATGAGCATCGTGCATACCATCATGAGCGGCAGTGAATCCATCTCGCTGGCATCCAACGAGATCGCTCAGGGCAACAGCGACCTGTCACAGCGTACCGAAGAGCAAGCAGCCTCGCTGATTCAGGCCTCGGCCAATATGCAGCAGTTGACGCATACCGTGCGACAGAACGCAGATAACGCCAAAGAAGCCAGCCAGTTGGCGCAGCAAACCTCAGAAACGGCTTCTCAGGGTGGGCTTATCGTAGACGACATGCTCAAACGGATGCATGAAATCTCCGACAGTTCACAGAAGATCGTCGATATTATCGCCGTAATTGAAGGTATTGCCTTCCAGACCAATATCCTTGCGCTGAACGCAGCGGTAGAAGCAGCCAGAGCGGGCAGTGAAGGGAAAGGTTTTGCCGTTGTGGCTGGCGAAGTACGGACGCTGGCACAGAAGAGCGCCAACGCCGCCAAAGAGATCAAAACACTAATCGAAGGCACCGTCGAGAAAATCACCGATGGCTCCGCACGGGCAGACAAAGCCAGTCAGGCGATGTCGGAGATTGTGCAGTCGGTGAAAAAGGTGACGGATATCGTGGCAGAAATTTCGCAGGCTTCGAACGAACAGCACATTGGCATCAAAGAGATCAGCGTGGCGGTAGAACAGATGGATCGCGTCACGCAGCAGAACGCCGCGCTAGTTGAAGAATCTGCCATGGCCGCACAATCCATGACCGAACAGGGTGCGCAGTTGCGCGATGCCGTTCGTTTCTTCAAAGTTAATCAAGATCACACGCTGAGAATTCATTAA
- the rhaD gene encoding rhamnulose-1-phosphate aldolase, with protein sequence MQAILSSWFVQGMIKATSDMWLKGWDERNGGNVSLRLTAEDVTPYESDFYPQPRHETLSQPMPALADCWFIVTGSGKFFRNVQLDPADSLVVLQVDSDGKGYRIFWGLTNGGLPTSELASHFQSHIVRMGVTHGRDRVIMHCHATNLIALSYVLELDTAKFTRELWEGSTECLVVFPDGVGIVPWMVPGTDAIGDATSEQMKRHSLVLWPFHGIFGTGPTLDDAFGLIDTAEKSAEVMVKVRSMGGKKQTISTEELIALGKRFGVTPLEAALRV encoded by the coding sequence ATGCAAGCAATTCTCTCTTCCTGGTTTGTACAGGGAATGATTAAAGCCACCAGCGACATGTGGCTCAAAGGCTGGGACGAACGTAACGGCGGTAACGTCAGCCTGCGCCTGACGGCTGAGGATGTGACGCCTTATGAAAGCGATTTCTACCCGCAGCCGCGTCATGAAACACTTTCACAGCCGATGCCTGCCCTGGCTGACTGCTGGTTTATCGTCACCGGCTCCGGCAAATTTTTCCGCAACGTGCAGTTGGATCCGGCTGATTCACTGGTGGTGTTGCAAGTCGATAGCGACGGCAAAGGCTATCGCATTTTCTGGGGGCTGACTAACGGCGGCCTGCCGACTTCTGAACTGGCCTCGCATTTCCAGTCGCACATTGTGCGTATGGGCGTAACCCACGGGCGCGACCGCGTCATCATGCACTGCCACGCGACCAATCTGATCGCCCTGAGCTATGTGCTGGAGCTGGATACCGCTAAGTTCACCCGTGAACTGTGGGAAGGAAGCACGGAGTGTCTGGTCGTTTTCCCAGACGGCGTGGGGATTGTGCCGTGGATGGTGCCGGGCACCGATGCCATTGGCGATGCCACCTCCGAACAAATGAAGCGTCATTCGCTGGTGCTGTGGCCCTTCCACGGCATCTTTGGCACCGGCCCAACGCTGGATGACGCCTTCGGCCTGATCGATACCGCAGAAAAATCCGCTGAAGTGATGGTGAAAGTGAGATCGATGGGCGGTAAGAAACAGACGATCTCAACCGAAGAACTGATTGCGCTGGGTAAACGTTTCGGTGTCACGCCACTGGAAGCCGCGTTGCGCGTGTAG